The genomic stretch GAAAATATACCCGAGAAATGTATCTGGAAAAAGTTGCGGAACTGCGCTCCTATTGCCCGGATATCGCCATCTGTACCGATGTTATTGTCGGTTTCCCCGGAGAGACAGAGGAAGACTTTACCCAGACCATGGATCTGCTTGAAACCGTTCGCTTCCACGGTTCGTACTCTTTTAAATACTCTGATCGTCCCCATACCCGCTCAGCTGATTTTACCGATAAGGTCGATGAGCAGATCAAAAAGGAACGGCTGCAACGCTTTCAAAGCCGCCAGGACGCCATCAGCTTGGAACGCAACCAGGAATTTCTTGGCAAGACGGTCGAAGTCATGGTTGAATCCTGCGCCCCCTCCAGAGCACAGGGACGAACAGGATCAAACCATATTGTCCATTTCACCTCTCCAACAGATCTGCTGCCCGGTGACCTTACTCTGATCACTATCACCCATGCAGGTCATCATTCCCTCAAAGGGGAGCCGGTCTAAAAGGACTGTACCGATGCCTAGGACCAACCCCATCTCGCAAAACAGGGTAGCACTAGCAAGTATTTTTTAGAACAAACTCTTAAAACATTCGGTAAGCAGCATGGTTTCAAACCAGGAATTTTTCCACAAAAGGATATCTGCATGGCACTTTCACTTTTTGATCTTGATAACACACTGTTAGCCGGTGACAGCGATTATGAATGGGGTCGCTTTCTCGTTAAAAAAGGTCTGGTTGACGAGGCCTATTATGAGGCGGGAAACAACCGTTTTTATGAGCAGTATAAACAGGGCACCCTGGATATTTATGAATTTTGCGCCTTCAGCTTTCAGCCTCTGGCAACACGCAGCATGGAAGAACTTCAGCGGCTCCATGCAGAATTCATGCAGGACGTTATCCAACCGATGATCGGAGAAAAGGCACGCACCTTGGTGAATAAGCATAAAGAGCAAGGAGACACCGTGATAGTTATCACGGCAACCAACAGTTTTATCACCGGCCCTATTGTCCGCGCCTTCGGGATAGAACATCTCCTGGCTACAGAGCCAAAGGTTGTTAATGATCGCTATACCACAGAGATTGACGGCATCCCCTGTTTTCATGAGGGCAAGGTGCAACGCTTGGAGAACTGGCTGGCTGAAAAAAAGATGTCGCTCCAAGGAAGCTGCTTTTACAGTGACTCAATCAACGATCTCCCCTTATTGGAAAAGGTGGATACCCCTGTTGCTGTTGATCCGGATAAAAAATTGGCTGCGCTTGCCCGCCAAAAAGGCTGGGATTGTATTTCGCTGCGCGATTGATCTGAAGACTCGCCCGAATCCCCTCCTCTCAAAGGATATTGTTTTTCAAAAGTCCTTTTTTTATGGACAACGACTTGTTTTCTACATAACTTATATGTAGTGAACCCCTGATTTTTTTTATGGTAATTTTGATGGTCAGGTAAAAAGTCAGCGTTTAGGTTTTTGGCGACGATAACTCAATAAGTTACGACACTCAAAAGGGGTATCTTGGACTTTTTGCGAATCCATCAATTTTACAGCATCACATTTTTTATATCTTTTCTTTTACTTGAACACATCTTGTATCGATAAGCGTACCGGCAATAGCTCTCTATCCTCAACAGAAACAATAAAACTTGCAACAGCTTACTGACTCCATGGAAAAAAAGAAGGTCCAAATTTTAATTGTAGATGATGAACAAGTCCATAGGTACATGCTCTACTCCATGCTGACTGAATGGGGCTGGTCGTGTCATGAAGCGGATGACGGTGAGACAGCGGTTGAAGCGGTACGACAAGGGCCTTTTGATGTCATCCTCATGGATGTCTGCATGGAACCAATGGACGGGCTAGAGGCTCTGCGCAAGATACACGCCATCAATCCATCGATTCCGGTCGTTATGATGACTGCCTACTCCTCAATAGATTCGGCTGTTGAGGCAATCAAATTGGGTGCCCATGATTATCTTACAAAACCCATAGATTTTGAACGACTTCGTCAAACCTTAGAAGTTGCTATGGGGCATCG from Candidatus Electrothrix communis encodes the following:
- a CDS encoding HAD family hydrolase, with translation MALSLFDLDNTLLAGDSDYEWGRFLVKKGLVDEAYYEAGNNRFYEQYKQGTLDIYEFCAFSFQPLATRSMEELQRLHAEFMQDVIQPMIGEKARTLVNKHKEQGDTVIVITATNSFITGPIVRAFGIEHLLATEPKVVNDRYTTEIDGIPCFHEGKVQRLENWLAEKKMSLQGSCFYSDSINDLPLLEKVDTPVAVDPDKKLAALARQKGWDCISLRD